GGGCCCTCCGGCGGCCTGGAGCCCCTCCCCCGCCGGCGGCTCAGCCGTGGTCGTGGGCCGCCGGTTCCCCGGCCTCGCCCGCCTCCAGGCTGTCCAGGAAGTCCACGGCCCGGCGCAGGTGCGGGATCACGATCGAGCCGCCGACCACCAGGCCGACCGAGAAGGCCTCGAAGAACTCGTCGCGGTTGACCCCGGCCTGGCGGCACTGGGCCACGTGGTAGCTGATGCAGTCATCGCAGCGCAGCACCAGCGAGGCCACCAGGCCGAGCAGCTCCTTGGTCTTCACGTCCAGGGCGCCGGCCTGGTAGGTCTGGGTGTCCAGGGCGAAGAACCGGCGCACGACCTGGTTGGGCTCGGCCAGGATGCGCTGGTTCATGCGCTGGCGGAACTCGGTGAACTCGCGGATGCGGTCCTCGCCGCCGCTCATGCGCCGGCCTCCGGGGCCTGGCCGTCCAGCAGCGGCAGCAGCTTGCCGGCGCGGTGCATGGCCATCATGTCGTCGTAGCCGCCGACGTGGAAATCGCCGACGAAGATCTGCGGCACGCTGGTACGGCGGGTGATGGCCATCATCTTCTCGCGCTCGGCCGGATCCAGGTCCACGCGGACCTCGGTCCACTCCCGGCCCTGGCTCTTGAGGAAGTTCTTCGCCGCCACGCAGTACGGGCAGACGGCGGTCGAATAGATGCGGATGGCGGGGGATGCTTCGGACACGGGAAACTCCGGCGGTGTTACGGGGTCGAAGCAGCTATGGTATCGGGCCACGGAGAAAGCGCGCGTAACGCTCCGTCCCACCCGGCCCCACCGTCGTTCCAACCGCCGGCCCGGCGCACGCGCATGCCCGGGCCATCCACGGAGTACCGCGCTTGCCCGCACGCCGCCCCCTCGCCGCCGCCCTGCTGCTGACGCTGATGCTGGCCCCGAACGGCCCGGCACCGGCCCAGGAAGGACTGCGCCTGCCGGACATCGGCTCGTCGGCCGGCGAGCTGCTCACGCCGGCGCGCCAGGAGGAATACGGCGGGATGATGCTGCGCGAGCTGCGCAACTACGGCTACCTGCTGGACGACCCGCTGGTCGACGACTGGCTGCAGTCCATGGGCAACCGCCTGGGCGCGCACAGCGACCGGCCGGAGCAGCACTACACGCTGTTCATGATGCGCGACCGCCAGGTCAACGCCTTTGCCACCCTGGGTGGCTACATCGGCGTCAACGCCGGCCTGGTCCTGACCGCCGAGCGCGAGGACGAGGTGGCCGCGGTGCTGGCCCACGAGATCTCCCACGTCACCCAGCAGCACGTGCTGCGCGGGGTCGAGCGCGCCCAGCGCGACCAGGTGCCGATCCTGCTGGGCATGCTGGCGGCGATCGTCGCCGCCCAGGCCGCCGGTGGCACCTCGTCCGGCGAGGCCTCGCAGGCGGCCATCGTCAGCGCCATGGGCCTGATCCAGCAGAACCAGATCAACTACACCCGTTCCAACGAATCGGAAGCCGACCGCATCGGCATCCGCACCCTGGCCCGCAGCGGCTACGACGTGGATGCGATGGCCGACTTCTTCGCCCGGCTCTCGTTCGCCACCCGCGGCAATTCCGGTGGCTACAGCGTGCCGGAGTACCTGCGCACCCACCCGGTCAACACCACCCGCATCAGCGAGGCCAAGCAGCGCGCGGACCAGATCCGCGGCCGCACCGTCACCGCCACCACCACGGTCGGCGACGAGGAAGGCAACAGCCTGTCGCGGGTCGAGCGCGTGACCGCGACCGGCCCGACATTTACCCAGGCGCCGCCGCTGCCTGCCGGACGCAGCAATCCGCTGCTGCCGGCCGGCCTTGAACTGGCCTCGCTGGGCGCGACGGCCTCCGGTGCGACCGGCTATTTCCCGTGGGCCCAGGAACGCCTGCGCGCGCTCAGCGCGACCACCGTCGATACCGCCGTTCGCGAATACGAGGCCCTTCGCCGTGCCAGCCCCAACGGGCTCACCCCGGCCCAGCGCTACGGCCTGGCCGTGGTCCGCCTGGCCGGCGAACCGGCGGTCGCGGCGACCGAGCTGCGCCGCCTGCTGGACGAGGATCCGCAGAACCTGTGGGTGGAGCTGGCCCTGGCCGAGGCCGAATCGCAGGCCGGACGACATGATGCGGCCAATGCCCGGCTGGACCAGCTGCTGCGCCGGCATCCGGGCAACCGCCCGGTGGCCCTGACCTACGCCCGGGTGCTGGTTGCCCAGGGCGGCGAGGCTGCCGGCCGCCGCGCCCAGGAGGTGCTGCGCCCGCTGCTGGCCCAGGCCGGCGACGACCCGGTGTTCCAGCAGACCTTCGCCCGCGCCTGCGAACTGGCCGGCGACAGCGCGCGCGCCGGCGAGGCCTATGCCGAGGCCGCCTTCCTCAACGGCCGCCCGGAGCAGGCGCTGATCCAGCTGGAAAACCTGAAGAAGCGTGGCGACCTGGACTACGTGGCCCGCGCCCGGGTCGATGCGCGCATCGCCAGCATCACCCCGACCGTGCTCGAGCTGCGGCGCCAGGGCGTGCGCGATCCGGACATGCAGCGCCGCTGAACAGGCGCCAGCGCGGTTGTAGTAAACCTGTAACGCAACGGTAGTCTAATGGCCGGCGATACAGGGAGGCCCTCGTGCAGAAGCAGATCCTCATCGTCGACGACGAACCCGCAATCCGCGACATGGTGGCGTTCGCCCTGCGCAAGGGCGACTACGAGCCGGTGCACGCCGGCGACGCGCGCGAGGCCCAGGCCGCGATCGCCGACCGCGTTCCCGACATGATCCTGCTGGACTGGATGCTGCCCGGCACCAGCGGCCTGGAACTGGCCCGGCGCTGGCGCCGCGAGGCGCTGACCCGCGAGGTCCCGATCATCATGCTCACCGCCCGCGGCGAGGAGAACGACCGGGTCGGCGGCCTCGAGGCGGGGGTCGACGACTACGTGGTCAAGCCGTTCTCCTCGCGCGAACTGCTGGCGCGGATCCGCGCGGTGATGCGTCGCTCGCGCGAGGACGACGAGGACGGCAGCGTGGCGGCCGGCAACCTGCGCATCGACGGCGCCGCGCACCGCGTATTCGCCGGCGACGCCCCGGTGGCGATCGGCCCGACCGAGTACCGCCTGCTGCATTTCTTCATGACCCATCCGGACCGCGTGTACAGCCGGGCCCAGCTGCTGGACCACGTCTGGGGCGGCAGCGTGTACGTGGAGGAACGCACGATCGACGTGCATATCCGCCGCCTGCGCCGGACCCTGGAGCCGTTCGGGGCCGATGGCATGGTGCAGACGGTGCGCGGCGCCGGCTACCGCTTCTCGGCCGCGGCCTGAGCCGACCGTGCGGATGGACAGCCAGCCCGATCCCCGGTCCCTCGCTGCCGCGCGCTTCAACGATCCCGATGCCGCGCCCGCCCCGCTGTCGGCGGCGGACGATGCGGCACGCCTGCGCGCGGCCTGGCGCCGCACCCTGGGTTCGGCCCTCCTGGTCCTGGCCGGGGCGGCGCTGGCAGGCTTCGCCATCGGCCGGCCCGCGGCGCTGCTGGCGCTCGCGGCGGTGGCGCTGCTGGCCTGGCACTACTGGCGCCTGCACCGGGTACTGGGCGACCTGGCCGGCCGCCAGCCGGAACCTGGCCGCGGCCGGGACGCGTGGGGCGAGCTGGACCGGCGCCTGCGCCGCAACCAGGCGCAGATGCGCGGGCGCCAGCGACGACTGCTGGACATGCTGCGTGCCTACCGCGCGGCGACCGCGGCCCTGCCGGACGCGGTGGTGGTGGTCGACCGCAACACCCAGCGCATCCTCTGGTTCAACCGCGCCGCCACCGACCTGCTGGGCCTGCAGCATCCGCGCGACGTGGGCGCCCCGGTGGCCGAGCGCCTGCAGCCGCTGCCGATGGCGCAGTGGATGGCATCGGGCCGCAACGCCGAGCCGATCCTCGATGCCCCCGCCCCGGCCGACGAGCGCCTGCGCCTGACCCTGCGCCTGATCCCCTATTCCGACGACTACTGGCTGCTGGTGGCGCGCGACGTCAGCAAGTTGCTGCACCTGGAGCAGATGCGGCGGGACTTCGTCGCCAACGTCTCGCACGAGCTGCGCACGCCGCTGACCGTGGTCCACGGGTACCTGGACATGCTCGACGGCGAGGAAATGCCCGAGTGGGCACCGATGCTGGCGGAGATGCAAAAGCAGTCGCAGCGCATGACCCAGCTGGTGGAGGACCTGCTGACCCTCTCCCGCCTGGAGTCGCGCGAGAGCCTGCCGGAAGAAACGGTGGCGATGGCGCCGGTGCTGGCGACCCTCAGGCGCGAGGCCGAGGCCTTCAGCCAGGGCCGCCACGTGATCGAGGTCCGCGACCTCGCCGGCTGCGACCTGCTGGGCTCCACCCGCGAGCTGCACAGCGCGTTCTCCAACCTGGCCACCAACGCGGTGCGCTATACGCCCAGCGGCGGGACCATCACCATCGAGTTCTCCCGCAGCTCCGACGGCGGCGCGGTGCTGGCGGTACACGACACCGGCTACGGCATCCCCGCCGAGCACATCCCGCGGCTGACCGAACGCTTCTACCGCGTGTCCAGCAGCCGCTCGCGAGAGAGCGGCGGCACCGGGCTGGGGCTTTCCATCGTCAAGCACGTGCTGGGACTGCACCAGGCCCGGCTGTCGATCCGCAGCAGCGTCGGCCAGGGCAGCGTGTTTGCCTGCCACTTCGGGCCGGAGCGGGTGCGTCCGGTGCATGATCAGGCCACCCACGGGGCCACGCCGTGAACCTACAGGATGTCGATGCCGAGATGAGTACCGGGAACCTGCAGCCGGTCGCGCTGCCCAATGCCCAGGAACCGGCCGATCCGCTGCGCGATCCAGGGCTGTACCTCAACCGCGAGCTGTCGCAGCTGGATTTCAACTTCAGGGTGCTGGCGCAGGCGCTGGACCCGCAGGTGCCCCTGCTGGAGCGGCTGCGCTTCCTGTGCATCTCCTGCACCAACCTCGACGAGTTCTTCGAGATCCGCACCGCCGCCGTGCGCCATGCGGCGCAGCTGGGATTGCCGCCGGCGTCCGACGGCATGGCGCCGGCGCAGCTGCTGGAATCGATCCATGCGCGCGCCACCGAGCTGGTCGAGGCCCAGTACCGCTGCTGGAACCAGGTGCTGCGCCCGGCGCTGTCGGAGGCCGGGGTGCGGATCCTGCCGCGCCAGGCCTGGGACACGCGCCAGCGGCGCTGGCTGCGCGCGTACTTCCGCAACAACGTCATGCCGGTCCTGTCGCCGCTGGGCCTGGATCCCTCGCACCCCTTCCCGCGCATCCTCAACAAGTCGCTCAACGTGGTGGTGGTGCTGGAGGGCATGGATGCGTTCGGGCGCCCGGGCCACCTGGCCATCGTGCGCGCGCCGCGCTCGCTCAACCGCATCGTGGAGCTGCCCCCGCGCCTGCGCGGCAAGAACGAGCAGGCCTTCGTGCTGCTGTCCTCGATGCTGGCGGCCTTCGTCGACGAGCTGTTCCCGGGGATGACGGTCAAGGGCGCGTACCAGTTCCGCGTCACCCGCAATTCGGAGCTGGTGCTGGACGAGGACGAGGTGGAGAACCTCGCCTTGGCCCTGCGCAGCGAGCTGGTGGGGCGCGGCTACCGCCCCGCCGTGCGCCTGGAGATCGCCCACGATTGCCCGCGCCCGATCGTCCGCACCCTGCTGCAGAACTTCGAGCTGGGCGACAACGCGGTCTACTACATCGACGGACCGGTCAACCTCAACCGGGTGATCCAGGTGCACGAGCTGGTGCAGCGGCCCGAGCTCAAGTACCCGGCCTTCAGCCCGCGCAACCGGCTGGAGGACGGCAACGCGTTCGAGACGGTGGCCCGCGGCGACGTGCTGCTGCACCACCCGTTCGATTCCTTCAGCGCGGTGCTGGAACTGCTGCAGCAGGCGTCGGTGGACCCGGACGTGCTGGCGATCAAGCAGACCCTCTACCGCACCGGCAAGGACTCGGCCATCGTCGATGCCCTGGTCCAGGCCGCGCGCAACGGCAAGGACGTCACCGTGGTGGTGGAGCTGCGCGCGCGCTTCGACGAGGACGCCAACCTCGGCGTGGCCGACCGCCTGCAGGAGGCCGGCGTGCAGGTGGTGTACGGCGTGGTCGGCTACAAGACCCACGCCAAGATGCTGCTGGTGGTGCGGCGCGAGGGCCGGCGCCTGCGCCGCTACGTGCACTTGGGTACCGGCAACTACCACGGCGGCACCGCGCGGGCCTACACCGACCTGGGCCTGCTCAGTGCGGATCCCGAGATCGGCAACGACGTGCACCTGCTGTTCCAGCAGCTCTCCGGGCTGGCGCCGTCGATCCGGCTGCGGCGCCTGCTGCAGTCGCCGTTCACCCTGCACAGCGGGCTGCTGGAGCGGATCGGACGCGAGACCCGGCTGGCACTGTCCGGGCGCAACGGCCGCATCATCGCCAAGATGAACGCGCTCAACGAGCCGCAGGTGGTGCGCGCGCTCTACCAGGCATCCCAGGCCGGGGTGCAGATCGACCTGATCGTGCGCGGCGCCTGCACCCTGCGACCGGGCGTGCCGGGGGTCTCGGACAACATCCGCGTGCGCTCGATCGTCGGCCGCTTCCTCGAGCACAGCCGGGTGTACTGGTTCGGCAACGACGGCCGCCCGGAGATGTACTGCGCCAGCGCCGACTGGCTGGAACGCAACCTGCTGCGGCGGGTGGAGATCTGTTTCCCGATCCTGGACCCGGCGCTGGCCGAGCGGATCGAGCGCGAGGTGCTGCAGAACTACCTGGCCGACAACCTCAACGCCTGGGAACTGCAGCCTGACGGCCGCTACCGCAAGTGCGTGCCCGCGGACGACGAGGCGCCGCACTCGGCGCAGCAGGCCCTGCTGGACGCGCTTTGACCACGGTCGGGGACGGTCGCGGGCCGGGCATCCGCTAAGATTCGCCGATGCCCTATTCCTCCCAATCCCGCCCGCAGGTCCAGGACGGCGATGCGCTGGCAGCGATCGACCTCGGCTCCAACAGCTTCCACATGGTGCTTGCCCGCTATTCGCTGGGCGAGCTGAGGGTGGTCGACCGCCTGCGCGAGACCGTGCGCATGGCCGACGGCCTGGACGGCGACGGCGGGCTGGCACCGGAGTCGCGCGCACGCGCGCTCGATTGCCTGGCGCGCTTCGGCCAGCGCCTGCGCGGCGTCGAACGCTTGCACGTGCGCGCGCTGGCCACCAACACCGTGCGCCGCCTGCGGGAGCCGCAGGCGTTCCTGGCCGAGGCCGAGGCGGTACTGGGCCATCCGGTGGAAGTGGTTTCCGGCCGCGAGGAGGCGCGCTTGATCTACCTGGGCGTGGCCCATGCGCAGCCGCCCAAGCCGGGCCAGCAGCGACTGGTGATCGACATCGGCGGCGGCTCCACCGAGTTCATCATCGGCCGCGGCCTGCAGACCATCGAGCGCGAAAGCCGCCAGGCCGGCTGCATCGCCTCGACCCGGCGCTTCTTCCCCGGCGGCAAGCTGTCGAAGAAGCGCTGGAGGGAGGCGCTGGCGGTGATCAGCGCCGAGTTCCGCCAGTTCGCCGGGCTGTACCGCGCGCGCGGCTGGGACGAGGTGCTCGGCTCCTCCGGCACCCACAAGTCGATCAGCGAGATCTGCGTGGCGATGGGCCTGACCAAGGGCGCGATCACCGCCGAGGCGCTGCCGCAGGTACGCGAGCGCCTGCTGCAGGCACGCAACATCGACGAGATCGACCTGCCCGGCCTGTCCTCCGAGCGCCGCCCGATCATCGCCGGCGGCATCCTGGTGCTGGAGGCCGCGTTCCAGGCCCTGGGCCTGCAGAAGCTGCTGGTCAGCAAGGCGGCCATGCGCGAGGGCATCCTCTACGACATGCTCGGCCGCGGCAGCGAGAACGATCCGCGCGACATCTCGGTGCAGGCCCTGATCCAGCGTTACGGCATCGATCAGGTACAGGCCGCGCGGGTGCAGGCCACCGCGCTGCAGCTGTTTTCGCAGGTGGCCGAGGCGTGGGCGCTGGACGAGGACGACGCACGCATGCTCGGCTGGGCCGCCAACGTGCACGAGCTGGGCCTGGCCATCGCCCATGGCCACTACCACCAGCACGGCGGCTACATCCTCGAGCACTCCGACATCTCCGGCTTCTCCCGCCAGGAGCAGCAGGTGCTGGCGGCGATGGTGCGCACCCACCGCCGCAACGTGCCCAGGTCGGCGTTTGATGCCCTGCCCGACCGCCTGCTACTGTCGGCGCGGCGCAAGTCGGCGCTGCTGCGGCTGGCGGTGCTGCTGCACCGCTCGCACGAGAGCGATGGCCTGCCGCCGCTGCGGCTCGTCGCCGACGGCCCGCGCCTGCGCCTGGAGCTGCCGCAGGCCTGGCTGGAAGACCGCGCCCTGCTGCGTGCAGACCTGGCCGACGAGAAGAAAGGCATGGCCGGGCTGGGCATCGAGTTCGAGCACGTCCCGACCTGATCCCGGCGACGGCGGTGCCGGCCGGTGTTTTTCTTCTGCGGCGTTAACCCCATCGGCGCTGCTGGCACGTTTGCATGCCTGGACCCACCCGAGAGCCGGCCCATGCGTACCAACCCGCTGACCCATGCCACCTTCGCCTGTGCAGCCGTCATGGCGCTGCTGCTGGGCGCCTGCAGCACCCCGACCCGGACCGCCGGACCGGCCGCCGATGCCACCATGGACGAGTTGGCCACGGTCCAGGCCCAGGCCCGGGCCAGGCACGAGGCCCGTGCCGCCGCGGAGCGCTCGCGGGTCCGCGAAGCGGCAGCGCTGCACACGCCATTCGCTCCTTCCCCCGCTTCTGCCAGCGCCCCCACGGCCGCGCTGGCCTACCGGATCGCGCCGCCGCCACCTCCGGTGCGGCCGCTGCCGCGCCCCGAGACCAACACCGAGACCTACGAGGCGCGCGAGGACAATCCCGTGCGGCGCGCGCGCGAAGTCCCGGTCTCGACCTTCTCGGTCGACGTGGACACCGGCAGCTACGCCAACGTGCGGCGCATGCTGCGCGACGGCTACCGCCCGCCGGCGGACTCGGTGCGGGTGGAGGAGATGCTCAACTACTTCGACTACGGCCACCCCGCCCCGGCCTCGCGCGAGGTGCCGTTCAAGGTGACCACCGAACTGGCGCCGGCGCCGTGGAACCCGGCGCGGCAGCTGCTGATGGTCGGGATCAAGGGCTACGACGTGGACAAGCGCGAGCTGCCGCCGGCCAACCTGGTGCTGCTGGTCGACACCTCCGGCTCGATGGACGATCCGGCCAAGCTGCCGCTGCTCAAGCGTGCCTTCGCCCAGCTGGTGCCGCAGCTGCGGGCGAAGGACCGGGTCTCGATCGTGGCCTATGCCGGCCATGCCGGCCTGGTGCTGCCGCCGACCCCGGGCAACCGCCACGGCGAGATCCTGGCCGCGCTGGAGGGCCTGCACGCGGCCGGCAGCACCAACGGCGGCGAAGGCCTGCGCCTTGCCTATGCGATGGCGCGGCAGGGCCATGTCGAGGGCGGGGTCAACCGGATCCTGCTGGCCACCGACGGCGACTTCAACGTCGGCATCACCGACCGCAACGCCCTGCTGACCCTGGTCGCCGACCAGCGCCGCTCCGGCATTGCCCTGTCCACCCTCGGCTTCGGCTCGGGCAACTACAACGACGCCATGGCCGAGCGCCTGGCCGATGCCGGCAACGGCCAGCACCTGTACATCGACACCCTGGACGAGGCGCGCCGGGCGCTGGTGCAGCAGATGCAGGCGACCCTGCTGACCATCGCCAACGACGTGAAGGTGCAGCTGGAGTTCAACCCGGCCGTGGTCGCCGAATACCGCCTGGTCGGCTACGAGAACCGGCTGCTGCGCGAGGAAGATTTCGCCAACGACCGCGTGGACGCCGGTGACATCGGTGCCGGCCACGAGGTAACCGCGCTGTACGAGATCACCCTGGCCGGTTCCGGTGCCGAACGCCTGCCGCCGCTGCGCTACGGCGAGGCCGCGCCGGCCGCGGCAGCGAAGGCCAATGAACTGGCCCACCTGCGCCTGCGCTACAAGCTGCCCGGCCAGGACGAGAGCCGCCTGATCGAGACCCCGGTGCTGCGCTCGTCACTGCGCACGCAGGCCAGCGAGTCGCTGCGGTTCGCTGCGGCGGTCGCCGGCTATGCCGACCTGCTGCGCGGCGGCAGGTACGTCGACCGCTGGAGCTGGGACGACGTCGAACGCACCGCGCGCGGCGCCCTGGGCCAGGACCGCTTCGGCCTGCGCCACGAGTTCGTGCGCCTGGTGGATTCGGCGCGTGCGCTGACCAGGGCCGATGCGGAGCGCGGCGAGCCCGAAGCCTGAGCAAGCGCCTGATCCCTCTCCCGCCATGAAGCCCCTCTCCGCATGGGAGAGGGGTTGGGGTGAGGGTCGGTAGCACTGCTTGGCCCGCGGACTGCGCGGTACCTGACCCGACTCTGCTCCGACAACCCGCACTTCGCGCAAGGACGTGCTGCCCGCTGCGCATCCTGGCAGGCGGGCGAACAGTCACCACCGCCGCCAGCGCCTGCCTTTCGCCCACCCGCTCCGCACCGCAGCCCACGTCCCCAGGACACAGGCGTCCGCCGGCACGCGCGCCAGTAGCACGCAAGCGTGCCGCCTCAGCCCAGCAGATGCTCCAGCACCGCCATGCGCACGGCGACGCCGTTGGCGACCTGGCGCAGGACCCAGGACTGCGGGCCGTCGGCGACCTCGTCGGTGATCTCCACGCCGCGGTTGATCGGGCCCGGGTGCAGCACCGCCGCGTTCGGGGCAGCGCGGCGCAGGCGCCCGGCGGTGAGGCCGTAGCGGGCGTGGTAGTCCTCCAGCGAGGGCACCAGGCCCTCCTCCATGCGCTCGCGCTGCAGCCGCAGCATCATCACCGCGTCGACGCCTTCCAGCATCGCGTCGAAGTCACTGCCAACCGCGCAGCCGCTGGTGACGTCCGTTTCCGGCAGCAGCGATTCCGGGGCGCAGACGCGGATCTCGCCGGCACCCAGGGTGCGCAGCGCGTGCAGGTCGGAACGGGCAACGCGCGAGTGCTTGACGTCGCCGACGATCAGCACCTTGAGCCTGGAGAAATCGCTGCCCTTGGCCTGGCGGAGGGTCAGCATGTCCAGCAGGCCCTGGGTCGGGTGCGCGCTGCGGCCATCGCCGGCGTTGACCAGGGCTGTGCCCTCGCCTGCCGCGTCGGCCAGCGCCTGCACCGCGCCGTCGTCCGGATGGCGCACGACGAAGCCGCGCACGCCCATCGCCTCGAGGTTGCGCAGGGTGTCGCGCGCGGTCTCGCCCTTGCGGGTGGACGAGGTGGAGGCGTCGAAGTTGAGCACGTCGGCGCCCAGCCGCTGCGCCGCCAGCTGGAACGAGCTGCGGGTGCGGGTCGAGGGCTCGAAGAACAGGGTGCAGACCGCGGTGCCGGCCAGCACCGTGCGCTTGCCCACGCGACCGACGGCGGCGTCGCGGATCTGGCCGGCGCGGTCGAGCAGCTGCAGCAGGGTCGCGCGCGGCAGGCCGTCCAGGGTCAGCAGGTGGCGCAGGCGTCCGTCGGAGTCGAGTTGGGGCGTCATCGGTGGTGGTCCTGTGGGGCCGGCGGCGCCGGCACGGTCGGCGTGGGAAACGGTGCGGTCAGGGCGGCGCGGCCAGCCCGGGGAAGGACAGCCAGCGTTCGATGATCACGGCGGCGGCCTCGGCGTCCAGGTTCTCGGCATCGCGACGGCGGCGGGTGCCGCTGGCGCGGGCGCGGGCGAAGCGCTGGGCGGCCTCGACCGAGCTGGAACGCTCGTCGACCATGCCCACCGGCAGGCCGTAGCGCTCTCGCAGGGCATGGGCAAAGGCGCGGGCGCGGCGGCGCGCCGGCTGGTCCTCGCCGTCCAGGGTCAGGGGGTCGCCGACGATCAGGCCACCCGGACCCCACTGGCTGCGCAGCCTGTCGAGCGCGGCCCAGTCCGGGCCGGCGGCATGCACGTTGACCACCGCCACCGCGCGCGCGCCACCGAAGGCGCTGCCCACCGCCACGCCGATCCGGCGCGAACCAACGTCGAACCCGAGCACGATCGCCTCGGGCGACGGCAGCGCGGGCGCGTGGGCCTCAGGCATGCCCGCTGTAGCCCGCCAGGCGGAACAGGTCCACGCCGATGCGGTTGGCCGCGGTCTGCCAGCGGTCGTCCAGCGGCAGCTCGAACAGCACCCCGGCGTCGGCCGGCACGGTCAGCCAGGTATTCTCGGACAGCTCGTGCTCGAGCTGGCCCGCGCCCCAGCCGGCGCAGCCCAGGGCGACGATTGCATTGACCGGGCCCTCGCCGGCGGCCATCGCCTCCAGCACGTCCCGCGAGGTGGTCAGGTACAGGCCGTCGGCGACCTTGAGGCTGGAATCCCAGGCCTGCCCGCCGTCGTGGATCACGAAACCGCGCTCCTGGTGC
This genomic interval from Pseudoxanthomonas suwonensis 11-1 contains the following:
- a CDS encoding M48 family metalloprotease, giving the protein MLAPNGPAPAQEGLRLPDIGSSAGELLTPARQEEYGGMMLRELRNYGYLLDDPLVDDWLQSMGNRLGAHSDRPEQHYTLFMMRDRQVNAFATLGGYIGVNAGLVLTAEREDEVAAVLAHEISHVTQQHVLRGVERAQRDQVPILLGMLAAIVAAQAAGGTSSGEASQAAIVSAMGLIQQNQINYTRSNESEADRIGIRTLARSGYDVDAMADFFARLSFATRGNSGGYSVPEYLRTHPVNTTRISEAKQRADQIRGRTVTATTTVGDEEGNSLSRVERVTATGPTFTQAPPLPAGRSNPLLPAGLELASLGATASGATGYFPWAQERLRALSATTVDTAVREYEALRRASPNGLTPAQRYGLAVVRLAGEPAVAATELRRLLDEDPQNLWVELALAEAESQAGRHDAANARLDQLLRRHPGNRPVALTYARVLVAQGGEAAGRRAQEVLRPLLAQAGDDPVFQQTFARACELAGDSARAGEAYAEAAFLNGRPEQALIQLENLKKRGDLDYVARARVDARIASITPTVLELRRQGVRDPDMQRR
- the phoB gene encoding phosphate regulon transcriptional regulator PhoB produces the protein MQKQILIVDDEPAIRDMVAFALRKGDYEPVHAGDAREAQAAIADRVPDMILLDWMLPGTSGLELARRWRREALTREVPIIMLTARGEENDRVGGLEAGVDDYVVKPFSSRELLARIRAVMRRSREDDEDGSVAAGNLRIDGAAHRVFAGDAPVAIGPTEYRLLHFFMTHPDRVYSRAQLLDHVWGGSVYVEERTIDVHIRRLRRTLEPFGADGMVQTVRGAGYRFSAAA
- the ppk1 gene encoding polyphosphate kinase 1; translation: MSTGNLQPVALPNAQEPADPLRDPGLYLNRELSQLDFNFRVLAQALDPQVPLLERLRFLCISCTNLDEFFEIRTAAVRHAAQLGLPPASDGMAPAQLLESIHARATELVEAQYRCWNQVLRPALSEAGVRILPRQAWDTRQRRWLRAYFRNNVMPVLSPLGLDPSHPFPRILNKSLNVVVVLEGMDAFGRPGHLAIVRAPRSLNRIVELPPRLRGKNEQAFVLLSSMLAAFVDELFPGMTVKGAYQFRVTRNSELVLDEDEVENLALALRSELVGRGYRPAVRLEIAHDCPRPIVRTLLQNFELGDNAVYYIDGPVNLNRVIQVHELVQRPELKYPAFSPRNRLEDGNAFETVARGDVLLHHPFDSFSAVLELLQQASVDPDVLAIKQTLYRTGKDSAIVDALVQAARNGKDVTVVVELRARFDEDANLGVADRLQEAGVQVVYGVVGYKTHAKMLLVVRREGRRLRRYVHLGTGNYHGGTARAYTDLGLLSADPEIGNDVHLLFQQLSGLAPSIRLRRLLQSPFTLHSGLLERIGRETRLALSGRNGRIIAKMNALNEPQVVRALYQASQAGVQIDLIVRGACTLRPGVPGVSDNIRVRSIVGRFLEHSRVYWFGNDGRPEMYCASADWLERNLLRRVEICFPILDPALAERIEREVLQNYLADNLNAWELQPDGRYRKCVPADDEAPHSAQQALLDAL
- a CDS encoding carboxymuconolactone decarboxylase family protein — translated: MSGGEDRIREFTEFRQRMNQRILAEPNQVVRRFFALDTQTYQAGALDVKTKELLGLVASLVLRCDDCISYHVAQCRQAGVNRDEFFEAFSVGLVVGGSIVIPHLRRAVDFLDSLEAGEAGEPAAHDHG
- the grxC gene encoding glutaredoxin 3, with the protein product MSEASPAIRIYSTAVCPYCVAAKNFLKSQGREWTEVRVDLDPAEREKMMAITRRTSVPQIFVGDFHVGGYDDMMAMHRAGKLLPLLDGQAPEAGA
- the ppx gene encoding exopolyphosphatase, giving the protein MPYSSQSRPQVQDGDALAAIDLGSNSFHMVLARYSLGELRVVDRLRETVRMADGLDGDGGLAPESRARALDCLARFGQRLRGVERLHVRALATNTVRRLREPQAFLAEAEAVLGHPVEVVSGREEARLIYLGVAHAQPPKPGQQRLVIDIGGGSTEFIIGRGLQTIERESRQAGCIASTRRFFPGGKLSKKRWREALAVISAEFRQFAGLYRARGWDEVLGSSGTHKSISEICVAMGLTKGAITAEALPQVRERLLQARNIDEIDLPGLSSERRPIIAGGILVLEAAFQALGLQKLLVSKAAMREGILYDMLGRGSENDPRDISVQALIQRYGIDQVQAARVQATALQLFSQVAEAWALDEDDARMLGWAANVHELGLAIAHGHYHQHGGYILEHSDISGFSRQEQQVLAAMVRTHRRNVPRSAFDALPDRLLLSARRKSALLRLAVLLHRSHESDGLPPLRLVADGPRLRLELPQAWLEDRALLRADLADEKKGMAGLGIEFEHVPT
- the phoR gene encoding phosphate regulon sensor histidine kinase PhoR: MDSQPDPRSLAAARFNDPDAAPAPLSAADDAARLRAAWRRTLGSALLVLAGAALAGFAIGRPAALLALAAVALLAWHYWRLHRVLGDLAGRQPEPGRGRDAWGELDRRLRRNQAQMRGRQRRLLDMLRAYRAATAALPDAVVVVDRNTQRILWFNRAATDLLGLQHPRDVGAPVAERLQPLPMAQWMASGRNAEPILDAPAPADERLRLTLRLIPYSDDYWLLVARDVSKLLHLEQMRRDFVANVSHELRTPLTVVHGYLDMLDGEEMPEWAPMLAEMQKQSQRMTQLVEDLLTLSRLESRESLPEETVAMAPVLATLRREAEAFSQGRHVIEVRDLAGCDLLGSTRELHSAFSNLATNAVRYTPSGGTITIEFSRSSDGGAVLAVHDTGYGIPAEHIPRLTERFYRVSSSRSRESGGTGLGLSIVKHVLGLHQARLSIRSSVGQGSVFACHFGPERVRPVHDQATHGATP